AGGACACAGGGGGAACCAGTGAACTTCAGGACGACGACCGACGTCATGCACGACGCGGCCGGGAAGGTGGACACGGTCAACTCCGAGGTGCAGGCGGAACTCCGCAGGCTCCAGGGGACCGTGGACTCAGTCTCCGGGGCCTGGCAGGGCGAGGCCCAGGCCGCGTTCGGGCAGCTCATGGTGCGGTGGAACGACTCCGCCCGGGAGCTGCACCAGGCGCTGACCAGCATCGCGGAGAACATCCGCGCCAACGCCCGCGGCTTCGCGCAGGTGGAGGCGGACAACGCGGCGGCGTTCCGCGTCTGATCCCGCACCGCCGGCCGGCCGTGAGCCACGGACCGGCCACGACACCAGGAACATTCATCTCACCGAAGGGGGAGGCGGACATGATTCGCTACGATTTCGCGCAGATCGCGCAGGCTGCCACGGACATCCAGGCCACCAACGGCCGGGTCGGCACGATGCTGGACCAGCTCAGACAGGACCTCGCGCCGATGGTCGCCGAGTGGCAGGGGGACAGTGCCGACGCGTACCAGGCGGCTCAGCGCCGGTG
The sequence above is drawn from the Corynebacterium bovis DSM 20582 = CIP 54.80 genome and encodes:
- a CDS encoding WXG100 family type VII secretion target, with translation MNFRTTTDVMHDAAGKVDTVNSEVQAELRRLQGTVDSVSGAWQGEAQAAFGQLMVRWNDSARELHQALTSIAENIRANARGFAQVEADNAAAFRV
- a CDS encoding WXG100 family type VII secretion target; the protein is MIRYDFAQIAQAATDIQATNGRVGTMLDQLRQDLAPMVAEWQGDSADAYQAAQRRWDAAAEELNAVLSTIARAVGDANDRMARINTSAANSWA